The stretch of DNA GGGATTTGTACGGAGTATCCGTCTTTCAAGTCTTTTTGCACTAAATTCGTTGGTGGTGGTGTAACCGTTGAGCCTACTTGTTCGCATAAGTCAATATTCCACTCCATTAACCGATTAATTTCGGATACCATCAAATTGGCATTTAATCCTAACAACGACTCTCCCACATGTGTTTCTTTCCCGTAACAAAAAAATCCTGGCATAATTTTACCAATGGAGCCTGTATATAAATATAAATGATCATCACCAGGATAGAGCTGAAACATCGGTTCAGAGTTAATACAAGTTTTATAGGTGAAATTATGTTTGTTGGCAAGTTCGTTCAGTACTGGTAACGCAGAAATCATACCTTCAGAATTCACTTCTTCATCTGGAACGGTAAGAAGTAAGAGATTTACTTGCCATTGTTCATGGATTGCCCTTTCCAACAGACCCATCTGGACAGTTAACCCTGCCTTCATGTCCATTGTTCCTCTACCATAAAGCCAATCGCCTGTCAGTAAGTGATCTTTTGCCTCATCAGGTAAAAGATCTACGTTTTCATATAATTTTTTCGTCAATTCTATTGGTTGAAAAGCAAGGTTTTTAAAGAGACCATAGTCTTCAATTCCAACTACATCGAAATGGCTTAGCAACACAATCGTATCCGTTGCTTTTTCATGCTTGTATAACGCCGTTACAAAAGCACGGTTATCGTTCATTTTATTTAATTGGATCTTATCTTCATTTTGCTGAAAGTACCGTAAAGTACAAAGTTTTTCATATATGTAAGCTGCTAACTTTTTCTCCTGCTCGGATAGTGTTACACTACCATGCTGCACTAAAGAGACGAGTAATTCTGTTAGCTGTTCTTTTGTTTGCCATTGCATTCTATTTCCTCCTATTTTTACATCCTACTAAATCATACTAGCAAAAGAAGTTACAAGCATACAACTCCGTGAAAAGTTCACATTGTTTTAAGTATCACGTTTCATTTGTTATAATTTAGCTACACGAAAGAAAAATGATGGAGGGATTAGTTTAGATGCGAAAAACTGCACTTTTTTCACCTTATACAGTTAAAAATGTTACGTTAAAAAATAGAATTGTTATGTCACCTATGTGTATGTATTCAAGCCATAATGAGGATGGGAAAGTACAAAACTTTCATAAAACACATTACATATCTAGAGCGGTAGGGCAAGTAGGCTTAATTATGCTGGAAGCAACAGCTGTTCAACCACAAGGAAGAATAACGGCTCAAGACCTAGGAATATGGGATGACGCACATATCGAAGGACTAAAAGAATTAGTTTCGGAACTTAAGAGTTATGGTTCTAAGACATCGATACAGCTTGCACATGCTGGGAGAAAGGCTACTGTGGACGGTGAAATATATGCACCTTCTGCTATTAGTTTTAACGAGAAAATGAAAACCCCGAAAGAAATGTCAAAAGAAGATATTCATGATACGGTTCAAGCGTTTATAGATGGAGCGCGTCGTGTGAAAGAAGCCGGGTTTGACATTATTGAATTACACGGTGCACATGGATATTTAATTAATGAATTTTTATCTCCTCTAACCAATAAAAGAAATGATGAATATGGTGGAACGAAAGAAAATCAATATCGTTTCTTAAAGGAAATTATTGATGGAGTGAAGCAAGTATGGGATGGTCCACTATTCGTACGTGTTTCTGCCCATGATTATCACGAAGATGGTTTAACGGCGGAAGATTATGTTACGTATGCTCAATGGATGAAAGACCAAGGTGTAGACTTAATCGATGTAAGTTCCGGTGCAGTAGTACCAGCTTCCATTGACGTTTACCCAGGATACCAAGTAGGTTATGCCGAAACGATTAGACACGGGGCAAATATTGACACAGGTGCAGTTGGACTAATTACATCAGGCCTTCAAGCTGAAGAAATTCTTCGCAACAATCGTTCTGACTTAATTTTCGTAGCTAGAGAGCTTTTACGTGACCCATATTGGCCGCGCACAGCCGCTAAAGAATTAGGTGTAGAGATAGACCCACCAAAACAGTATGATCGTGGCTGGTAAGAGGTAAAATTTTTTAAAAAGCAGAGGTTCTAGTATCCTCTGCTTTTTCTATTTTTATAACCTAACCTTCATTAAATAAATGATGAAAAAGTCTTCCTTTGTCTTCAAAAAATTGTTTCATTATTTGATAGTGGTTTGTTTCTTCCAATGTTGTTTCCTTCATTCCGTCTGCCGTTAATTCGATTATTTTAGCATTAGGATAGCCCATTATGATAGGGGAATGAGTAGAGATAATAAACTGAGATCCTTCATTGACTAATTCATGTATACGGGCGAGCATG from Sutcliffiella cohnii encodes:
- a CDS encoding M20/M25/M40 family metallo-hydrolase — protein: MQWQTKEQLTELLVSLVQHGSVTLSEQEKKLAAYIYEKLCTLRYFQQNEDKIQLNKMNDNRAFVTALYKHEKATDTIVLLSHFDVVGIEDYGLFKNLAFQPIELTKKLYENVDLLPDEAKDHLLTGDWLYGRGTMDMKAGLTVQMGLLERAIHEQWQVNLLLLTVPDEEVNSEGMISALPVLNELANKHNFTYKTCINSEPMFQLYPGDDHLYLYTGSIGKIMPGFFCYGKETHVGESLLGLNANLMVSEINRLMEWNIDLCEQVGSTVTPPPTNLVQKDLKDGYSVQIPHTAVTLFNVQFLKKSLQEWEEAFKEIAFQAANNIMEHTKERIEKLGKKISFVKPNYHVSVYTYSELLRFAVEKFGEQEIAKKIQSIIVNCSDDVREQSIKVVEELASLCKEKGPMIILFYAPPFYPAVATEEKDETMQAVHTFLKEWKEKGTEWTKTNYFSGLCDLSFIGNANLQAHDLLETNIPVYGKAYSLPFEEMKAIQMPVYNLGPVGKDAHKWTERLNTSFSFSELPEMLDSFVKRIAKIE
- the namA gene encoding NADPH dehydrogenase NamA, which gives rise to MRKTALFSPYTVKNVTLKNRIVMSPMCMYSSHNEDGKVQNFHKTHYISRAVGQVGLIMLEATAVQPQGRITAQDLGIWDDAHIEGLKELVSELKSYGSKTSIQLAHAGRKATVDGEIYAPSAISFNEKMKTPKEMSKEDIHDTVQAFIDGARRVKEAGFDIIELHGAHGYLINEFLSPLTNKRNDEYGGTKENQYRFLKEIIDGVKQVWDGPLFVRVSAHDYHEDGLTAEDYVTYAQWMKDQGVDLIDVSSGAVVPASIDVYPGYQVGYAETIRHGANIDTGAVGLITSGLQAEEILRNNRSDLIFVARELLRDPYWPRTAAKELGVEIDPPKQYDRGW